In Streptomyces sp. NBC_01707, a genomic segment contains:
- the sigM gene encoding RNA polymerase sigma factor SigM, with protein MASEPSEPLSDSDLLARHVAGEPDAFGELVRRHRDRLWAVALRTLGDREEAADAVQDALVSAFRAAHTFRGQSAVTTWLHRITVNACLDRVRKAATRKTSPVDDTERLEQLLEPHESAEAPAERQDLHRELLAALGTLPAEQRAALVLVDMQGYPVAEAARILDVPTGTVKSRCARGRARLAPLLVHLRSDGRETDDLSPGRNRTQRASVPPASEPSDTGTSDPAGVKGGGGHA; from the coding sequence GAGCCGTCAGAGCCACTCAGCGACTCAGACCTCCTCGCTCGCCATGTAGCCGGTGAACCGGATGCTTTCGGTGAGCTCGTCCGACGCCACCGAGACCGCCTGTGGGCCGTGGCACTACGGACCCTGGGGGACCGCGAGGAAGCGGCCGATGCGGTCCAGGACGCCCTGGTCTCCGCCTTCCGGGCCGCCCACACCTTCCGCGGTCAGTCGGCCGTCACCACCTGGCTGCACCGCATCACTGTCAACGCATGCCTCGACCGGGTGCGTAAAGCCGCTACACGCAAGACCTCACCGGTCGACGACACCGAGCGGCTCGAGCAGCTTCTCGAGCCTCACGAATCCGCCGAGGCGCCGGCCGAACGCCAGGATCTGCACCGTGAACTTCTGGCAGCGCTCGGCACCCTTCCCGCCGAACAGCGCGCCGCGCTTGTCCTCGTGGACATGCAGGGCTACCCCGTCGCCGAGGCCGCCCGCATCCTCGACGTGCCGACCGGCACGGTGAAGAGCCGCTGCGCGCGGGGCCGGGCCCGGCTCGCTCCGCTGCTCGTCCATCTGCGCAGCGACGGCAGAGAGACCGATGATCTCAGCCCCGGAAGGAACCGGACGCAGAGAGCATCCGTCCCACCCGCGTCGGAGCCGAGCGACACAGGAACCAGTGATCCTGCCGGAGTGAAGGGCGGAGGTGGACACGCATGA
- the trxB gene encoding thioredoxin-disulfide reductase, whose translation MSDVRNVIIIGSGPAGYTAALYTARASLKPLVFEGAVTAGGALMNTTDVENFPGFQDGIMGPELMDNMRAQAERFGAELIPDDVVAVDLAGDIKTVTDTAGTVHRAKAVIVTTGSQHRKLGLPNEDALSGRGVSWCATCDGFFFKDQDIAVVGGGDTAMEEATFLSRFAKSVTIVHRRDSLRASKAMQERAFADPKIKFAWDSEVAGVHGEQKLSGLTLRNTKTGETSELPVTGLFIAVGHDPRTELFKGQLDLDDEGYLKVSAPSTRTNLTGVFGAGDVVDHTYRQAITAAGTGCSAALDAERFLSALADEEKAAAAAV comes from the coding sequence GTGAGCGACGTCCGTAATGTGATCATCATCGGCTCCGGCCCTGCGGGCTACACCGCGGCCCTCTATACCGCGCGTGCGTCGCTGAAGCCCCTGGTGTTCGAGGGCGCCGTGACCGCTGGTGGCGCTCTGATGAACACCACCGACGTGGAGAACTTCCCGGGCTTCCAGGACGGGATCATGGGCCCCGAGCTCATGGACAACATGCGCGCCCAAGCGGAGCGGTTCGGCGCCGAGCTCATCCCGGACGATGTCGTTGCCGTCGATCTGGCCGGTGACATCAAGACCGTCACCGACACGGCAGGCACGGTTCACCGCGCCAAGGCCGTCATCGTCACCACCGGCTCTCAGCACCGAAAGCTCGGCCTGCCGAACGAGGACGCCCTCTCCGGACGTGGCGTCTCCTGGTGCGCGACCTGCGACGGCTTCTTCTTCAAGGACCAGGACATCGCCGTGGTCGGCGGTGGCGACACGGCCATGGAGGAGGCAACGTTCCTCTCCCGCTTCGCCAAGTCGGTCACGATCGTCCACCGCCGCGACTCGCTGCGGGCCTCCAAGGCCATGCAGGAGCGGGCCTTCGCCGACCCGAAGATCAAGTTCGCCTGGGACAGCGAGGTTGCCGGTGTCCACGGCGAGCAGAAGCTCTCCGGTCTGACGCTGCGCAACACAAAGACCGGCGAGACGTCCGAGCTCCCGGTCACCGGCCTTTTCATCGCTGTCGGCCACGACCCGCGTACGGAGCTCTTCAAGGGGCAGCTCGACCTCGATGACGAGGGCTACCTCAAGGTCAGTGCTCCTTCGACGCGCACCAACCTGACCGGTGTCTTCGGCGCCGGCGACGTCGTAGACCACACCTACCGGCAGGCCATTACCGCTGCCGGTACCGGCTGCTCCGCCGCCCTCGACGCCGAGCGCTTCCTTTCTGCGCTCGCCGACGAGGAGAAGGCCGCCGCGGCCGCCGTCTGA
- a CDS encoding anti-sigma factor, with translation MTSTADTTQHPDVSEIADLTEGLLSPSRTTEVRRHVDECGICAEVLVSLEEIRGLLGALPAPERMPDDIADRIDAALAAEPLRASDDAADVSRETAALVEHAQEAGDQETEGQETGGREIQPTLADRPTGHPRATTGPGRRPARRRRRIVLGTALGAAMVGLSVLMLQTVQNATDSAGASKAADSGVSAPGDGVNTFSGSPLSQRVEALLNSTGMPASGESDEKRAPSVEMQSTPDSESPAPPSPKTPLRTPAVTVPTCIQQGIGRRTPALAIEEGAYEGTHAYLVVLPHQTDATLVQAYVMDAGCVDTDPTGKGKLLLTHSYARP, from the coding sequence ATGACATCAACGGCCGACACGACCCAGCACCCGGACGTCTCGGAGATCGCCGATCTCACCGAAGGACTGCTGTCTCCGTCCCGCACGACGGAAGTACGCCGTCACGTCGACGAGTGCGGCATCTGCGCAGAGGTCCTGGTCTCTCTCGAAGAGATCCGTGGGCTTCTTGGCGCCCTGCCTGCTCCTGAGCGCATGCCCGATGACATCGCAGACCGCATCGATGCCGCACTGGCCGCCGAACCACTTCGTGCCTCGGACGACGCGGCAGATGTTTCACGTGAAACAGCCGCTCTCGTGGAACACGCTCAGGAAGCCGGAGATCAAGAGACAGAGGGCCAGGAGACAGGGGGCCGGGAGATACAGCCGACCCTCGCGGACCGTCCTACGGGGCACCCGCGGGCCACAACCGGCCCCGGTCGCCGACCCGCACGACGACGCCGCCGCATCGTTCTCGGCACAGCCCTCGGTGCAGCCATGGTCGGCCTGAGCGTCCTGATGCTGCAGACGGTCCAGAATGCCACGGACTCCGCAGGGGCCAGCAAGGCCGCGGACAGCGGCGTGAGCGCCCCCGGAGACGGGGTGAACACGTTCTCGGGTTCTCCGCTCAGCCAACGCGTGGAAGCGCTTCTGAACAGCACCGGCATGCCCGCCTCAGGGGAATCGGACGAGAAGCGAGCGCCGTCCGTCGAGATGCAGTCGACGCCCGATTCCGAGTCCCCCGCGCCCCCCTCGCCCAAGACGCCGCTGCGCACGCCCGCCGTGACAGTCCCTACCTGCATCCAGCAGGGCATCGGACGAAGGACTCCCGCTCTCGCGATCGAGGAAGGCGCCTACGAGGGAACTCACGCCTACCTCGTAGTCCTGCCGCACCAGACCGACGCGACGCTCGTCCAGGCCTATGTCATGGACGCCGGCTGTGTCGACACAGACCCCACGGGCAAGGGCAAGCTACTCCTGACCCACAGCTACGCCCGCCCCTGA